From Cryobacterium sp. GrIS_2_6:
CCGGCCCCCTGTTCGTGGTCGTCGTGGCCGCCGTTCTCCGCCTCTGGAACCTCGGCTCCCCGCACGCGCTCGTCTTCGACGAGACCTTCTACGTCAAGGATGCCTGGAGCCTCTTCAACAACGGCTACGAGTCCACCTGGCCGGACAAGGCTGACGAGATCTTCGCAAACGGCAACACGAACATCTTCACCGACGTCGGATCGTTCGTCGTGCATCCGCCGCTCGGGAAGTGGCTGATCTCGCTCGGGATGGCCGCGTTCGGTCCGGAGAGCAGTTGGGGCTGGCGCATCGTGACCGCCCTGATCGGCATTCTCGCGGTCGTTCTGCTGATGCTCATCATCAAGAAGCTGTTCGGCTCGACACTGCTCGCGGTCATCGGCGGGTTGCTGTTCGCGATCGACGGCAACGCGATCGTGATGAGCCGGGTGGCGCTGCTCGACAACTACGTGATGTTCTTCGCGCTGCTCGGGTTCGGGGCGATCCTGCTCGACCGGGAGTGGCACGCGACCCGCCTCGCCGCCTGGATGGCGAAACGGGCGGAGACCGGCGAATGGCCCGGCTGGGGGCCCGCGATATGGTTCCGGCCGTGGCTCCTCGCCGCGGGCCTCGCCTTCGGGTTGACCATGAGCGTCAAGTGGTCCGGCCTCTACTTTCTCGCCGCGTTCGGCGTCTACGTCGTGGTCGTGGACGCCCTCGCCCGCCGGCGGGCCGGCATCCCGTTCTGGGCGAGCGGTGCCATCCTCAAGCAGGGTCCGATCAGCTTCCTGCTGTTGGTGCCGATCGCGATCGCGACCTTCCTCACCTCGTGGACAGGCTGGTTCGTCACCAGGGGCGGGTTCTACCGAACCTGGGCAGACTCCCCCGAGACAGCCTGGACCGGGGCCTTCGCCTGGGTGCCGCATTCCCTGCAGAGTTTCTGGCACTACCAGATCGCCGCGTACACTTATCACGTCGGCCTCGTCACGCCGCACCCGTACCAGTCGAACCCGCTGACCTGGCTGTTCATGGTGCGCCCGACGAGCATGTACTACCAGTCATCGGCGGCCGGCGAGGGCGCCTGCAGCTTCTCGACCTGCTCAGAGGCGATCACCGAGATCGCCAACCCGCTGATCTGGTGGGCCGGGACCGCCGCGGTGCTCTACCTCGTCTATCGCCTCGCCCGGTACCGAGAGTGGCGGGTTGGTCTGATCCTGATGGGCATGGTCGCCGGGTACCTGCCCTGGCTGATGTACACCGGCCGCACGGTCTTCCAGTTCTATTCGGTCGCTTTCGAGCCGTACCTGATCTTCGCGCTCACGTTCGTGATCGGTCTCGTGCTCGGACTCGCACCGGGAACCCCAGAGGTCGGGATCGGGGTCGCCCAGGAGCTCACGAGCACCGAACCGCCCACGGATGCCGTGACGCGCGAATCAGACCGGACCGTCGGCATCCGCGTGCTGATCGGCTACCTCGTGGCTGCCGTGCTGGTCAGCGCCTTCTTCTACCCGCTCTGGACGGGAATGCTGATCTCGTTCTCGTTCTGGCAGATGCATATTTGGCTACCGAGCTGGCGATAGCCGCGCCCGGATCCCCGAAATTCCAGTCGAATGAGACCCTGCGGTTTCGTGCCGTTTCGGCGATTTGAGCCCTCTTCATATGCCGTTTGGGCCATATAGCGACTGGGAAACGGTTGTGAATCCGACCCGCGGACCGGGGGTGCGCCCGTAGGATACT
This genomic window contains:
- a CDS encoding phospholipid carrier-dependent glycosyltransferase; protein product: MLLIRRWFPWAGPLFVVVVAAVLRLWNLGSPHALVFDETFYVKDAWSLFNNGYESTWPDKADEIFANGNTNIFTDVGSFVVHPPLGKWLISLGMAAFGPESSWGWRIVTALIGILAVVLLMLIIKKLFGSTLLAVIGGLLFAIDGNAIVMSRVALLDNYVMFFALLGFGAILLDREWHATRLAAWMAKRAETGEWPGWGPAIWFRPWLLAAGLAFGLTMSVKWSGLYFLAAFGVYVVVVDALARRRAGIPFWASGAILKQGPISFLLLVPIAIATFLTSWTGWFVTRGGFYRTWADSPETAWTGAFAWVPHSLQSFWHYQIAAYTYHVGLVTPHPYQSNPLTWLFMVRPTSMYYQSSAAGEGACSFSTCSEAITEIANPLIWWAGTAAVLYLVYRLARYREWRVGLILMGMVAGYLPWLMYTGRTVFQFYSVAFEPYLIFALTFVIGLVLGLAPGTPEVGIGVAQELTSTEPPTDAVTRESDRTVGIRVLIGYLVAAVLVSAFFYPLWTGMLISFSFWQMHIWLPSWR